The following are from one region of the Canis lupus baileyi chromosome 25, mCanLup2.hap1, whole genome shotgun sequence genome:
- the ZCRB1 gene encoding zinc finger CCHC-type and RNA-binding motif-containing protein 1 isoform X1, with product MSGGLAPSKSTVYVSNLPFSLTNNDLYRIFSKYGKVVKVTIMKDKDTRKSKGVAFILFLDKDSALNCTRAINNKQLFGRVIKASIAIDNGRAAEFIRRRNYFDKSKCYECGESGHLSYACPKNMLGEREPPKKKEKKKKKKIPEPEEEIEEVEESEDEGEDPALDSLSQAIAFQQAKIEEEQKKWKPSSGGPSTSDDSRRPRIKKSTYFSDEEELSD from the exons atgaGTGGTGGATTGGCCCCAAGTAAAAGCACAGTGTATGTATCCAACTTGCCCTTTTCCCTGACCAACAATGACTTATATCGG atattttccaaatatggCAAAGTTGTAAA GGTTACTATAATGAAAGATAAAGATACCAGGAAGAGTAAAGGggttgcatttattttatttttggataaagACTCTGCACTAAACTGTACCAGGGCAATAAACAACAAACAG TTATTTGGTAGAGTGATAAAAGCAAGCATTGCTATTGACAATGGAAGAGCAGCTGAGTTTATCCGAAGACGAAACTACTTTGATAAATCTAAGTGTTATGAATGTGGG gaaagtgGACACTTAAGTTATGCCTGTCCTAAAAATATGCTTGGAGAACGAGAAcctccaaagaaaaaagagaaaaagaaaaaaaagaaaattcctgagCCAGAAGAAGAAAT tgaagaagtagaagaaagtgAAGATGAAGGGGAAGATCCTGCTCTTGACAGTCTTAGTCAGGCAATAGCTTTCCAG CAAGCCAAAattgaagaagaacaaaagaaatggaaacccaGTTCAGGGGGTCCCTCAACATCAGATGATTCAAGACGCCCAAGGATAAAGAAAAGCACATATTTCAGTGATGAGGAAGAACTGAgtgattaa
- the ZCRB1 gene encoding zinc finger CCHC-type and RNA-binding motif-containing protein 1 isoform X2, which yields MTYIGVTIMKDKDTRKSKGVAFILFLDKDSALNCTRAINNKQLFGRVIKASIAIDNGRAAEFIRRRNYFDKSKCYECGESGHLSYACPKNMLGEREPPKKKEKKKKKKIPEPEEEIEEVEESEDEGEDPALDSLSQAIAFQQAKIEEEQKKWKPSSGGPSTSDDSRRPRIKKSTYFSDEEELSD from the exons ATGACTTATATCGG GGTTACTATAATGAAAGATAAAGATACCAGGAAGAGTAAAGGggttgcatttattttatttttggataaagACTCTGCACTAAACTGTACCAGGGCAATAAACAACAAACAG TTATTTGGTAGAGTGATAAAAGCAAGCATTGCTATTGACAATGGAAGAGCAGCTGAGTTTATCCGAAGACGAAACTACTTTGATAAATCTAAGTGTTATGAATGTGGG gaaagtgGACACTTAAGTTATGCCTGTCCTAAAAATATGCTTGGAGAACGAGAAcctccaaagaaaaaagagaaaaagaaaaaaaagaaaattcctgagCCAGAAGAAGAAAT tgaagaagtagaagaaagtgAAGATGAAGGGGAAGATCCTGCTCTTGACAGTCTTAGTCAGGCAATAGCTTTCCAG CAAGCCAAAattgaagaagaacaaaagaaatggaaacccaGTTCAGGGGGTCCCTCAACATCAGATGATTCAAGACGCCCAAGGATAAAGAAAAGCACATATTTCAGTGATGAGGAAGAACTGAgtgattaa
- the ZCRB1 gene encoding zinc finger CCHC-type and RNA-binding motif-containing protein 1 isoform X3, translated as MNTRVTIMKDKDTRKSKGVAFILFLDKDSALNCTRAINNKQLFGRVIKASIAIDNGRAAEFIRRRNYFDKSKCYECGESGHLSYACPKNMLGEREPPKKKEKKKKKKIPEPEEEIEEVEESEDEGEDPALDSLSQAIAFQQAKIEEEQKKWKPSSGGPSTSDDSRRPRIKKSTYFSDEEELSD; from the exons atgaacaccag GGTTACTATAATGAAAGATAAAGATACCAGGAAGAGTAAAGGggttgcatttattttatttttggataaagACTCTGCACTAAACTGTACCAGGGCAATAAACAACAAACAG TTATTTGGTAGAGTGATAAAAGCAAGCATTGCTATTGACAATGGAAGAGCAGCTGAGTTTATCCGAAGACGAAACTACTTTGATAAATCTAAGTGTTATGAATGTGGG gaaagtgGACACTTAAGTTATGCCTGTCCTAAAAATATGCTTGGAGAACGAGAAcctccaaagaaaaaagagaaaaagaaaaaaaagaaaattcctgagCCAGAAGAAGAAAT tgaagaagtagaagaaagtgAAGATGAAGGGGAAGATCCTGCTCTTGACAGTCTTAGTCAGGCAATAGCTTTCCAG CAAGCCAAAattgaagaagaacaaaagaaatggaaacccaGTTCAGGGGGTCCCTCAACATCAGATGATTCAAGACGCCCAAGGATAAAGAAAAGCACATATTTCAGTGATGAGGAAGAACTGAgtgattaa
- the ZCRB1 gene encoding zinc finger CCHC-type and RNA-binding motif-containing protein 1 isoform X4 yields the protein MKDKDTRKSKGVAFILFLDKDSALNCTRAINNKQLFGRVIKASIAIDNGRAAEFIRRRNYFDKSKCYECGESGHLSYACPKNMLGEREPPKKKEKKKKKKIPEPEEEIEEVEESEDEGEDPALDSLSQAIAFQQAKIEEEQKKWKPSSGGPSTSDDSRRPRIKKSTYFSDEEELSD from the exons ATGAAAGATAAAGATACCAGGAAGAGTAAAGGggttgcatttattttatttttggataaagACTCTGCACTAAACTGTACCAGGGCAATAAACAACAAACAG TTATTTGGTAGAGTGATAAAAGCAAGCATTGCTATTGACAATGGAAGAGCAGCTGAGTTTATCCGAAGACGAAACTACTTTGATAAATCTAAGTGTTATGAATGTGGG gaaagtgGACACTTAAGTTATGCCTGTCCTAAAAATATGCTTGGAGAACGAGAAcctccaaagaaaaaagagaaaaagaaaaaaaagaaaattcctgagCCAGAAGAAGAAAT tgaagaagtagaagaaagtgAAGATGAAGGGGAAGATCCTGCTCTTGACAGTCTTAGTCAGGCAATAGCTTTCCAG CAAGCCAAAattgaagaagaacaaaagaaatggaaacccaGTTCAGGGGGTCCCTCAACATCAGATGATTCAAGACGCCCAAGGATAAAGAAAAGCACATATTTCAGTGATGAGGAAGAACTGAgtgattaa